In a genomic window of bacterium:
- a CDS encoding ATP-binding protein, whose translation MISNQKVAPDVIILSLERPEKFAFTPGQYVWLVMPKRTERYGVVDRRAYSISSSVQSKDIELLIRITDNEYLQDVAILKTGDKVDIIGPMGSAFIVPSQGAIMIGGGTGVAPFLSCVRSGLDETMSLIAYHSKERPLHCKKDIEELATQHRYDIALHEGVPQKDDFSNVTKENNKRLVFIAGPQGFVDNVTALLLSAGIASSAMRYEALYPCSEICNTTREMFENPIGSFSKDEKGVRQDPARFSELGHLFFMVAKQTTNHVIITDPNGVILFANEAAEKTTGYTFKEMVGQTPRLWGALMPAPFYKELWVKKSAGMKLVYKVLNRSRDGRLYVSLVRVTPLMQDKSVIAYVATEEDITDLMQLDKAKTEFVSLASHQLRTPLSTVNWYAEMLLAGDAGKINKEQKKYVEEIYNGNQRMVELVNALLNVSRIELGTFLIEPQPTNVAELARSVMDEQRPAIDEKKILLKPNLADNLPIIQIDPKLLRMVFQNLLSNAVKYTPEGGTVELDLRVDSDCIVIKVADTGYGIPKPQQDKIFTKLFRADNVRKKDTEGTGLGLYIVKSIIDHSGGKVWFESPARQSPDGSSRMAGGEENPGTVFYVTLPISGMMKKVGTKSLS comes from the coding sequence GTGATTTCCAATCAGAAAGTTGCTCCTGACGTCATCATTCTTTCGCTCGAGCGTCCCGAAAAATTTGCCTTTACTCCCGGCCAATATGTCTGGCTTGTCATGCCAAAACGCACCGAGCGGTATGGCGTGGTGGATAGACGCGCCTATTCGATATCGTCGAGTGTGCAAAGCAAAGACATTGAGCTTTTGATCCGTATAACAGACAATGAATATCTGCAAGACGTCGCCATTCTGAAGACGGGCGACAAGGTAGACATCATCGGTCCTATGGGGTCCGCTTTTATCGTACCAAGCCAAGGTGCCATTATGATCGGCGGCGGCACCGGAGTGGCGCCGTTTCTTTCTTGCGTGCGCTCCGGTCTTGACGAGACGATGTCTTTGATCGCATATCATTCCAAGGAGAGGCCGTTGCATTGCAAAAAAGATATTGAAGAACTGGCTACACAACATAGGTACGATATCGCACTGCACGAAGGCGTTCCTCAAAAGGACGATTTTTCGAATGTCACCAAGGAAAATAACAAAAGGCTCGTTTTTATAGCCGGGCCGCAAGGTTTTGTAGACAACGTAACAGCTCTACTTTTGTCGGCGGGGATTGCGTCGAGCGCCATGCGGTATGAGGCGCTGTATCCGTGTAGCGAGATCTGCAATACGACAAGAGAAATGTTCGAGAACCCTATCGGATCGTTTTCCAAAGATGAGAAAGGCGTGCGCCAAGATCCAGCCCGTTTTTCCGAACTCGGACACCTCTTTTTCATGGTCGCCAAGCAGACAACGAACCACGTGATTATTACCGACCCTAATGGAGTTATATTGTTTGCCAACGAGGCCGCCGAGAAGACAACGGGGTATACGTTCAAAGAAATGGTCGGGCAGACGCCGCGGCTCTGGGGAGCACTTATGCCCGCGCCCTTTTATAAAGAGTTGTGGGTCAAAAAATCGGCTGGCATGAAGCTTGTTTACAAAGTCCTTAATCGTAGCAGGGACGGTCGGCTTTATGTATCGCTCGTGCGCGTTACACCGCTTATGCAAGATAAAAGCGTCATTGCCTATGTCGCTACGGAAGAAGATATCACCGATCTCATGCAACTCGACAAAGCCAAAACTGAATTCGTCTCGCTTGCCAGTCACCAACTCCGCACCCCGCTTTCTACCGTCAATTGGTATGCCGAAATGCTTTTAGCCGGAGATGCCGGGAAGATAAACAAAGAGCAGAAGAAATATGTGGAAGAGATTTATAATGGCAATCAGCGCATGGTGGAGTTAGTGAATGCGCTTTTGAATGTGTCCCGTATTGAGCTTGGCACATTTTTGATTGAACCACAGCCGACAAACGTGGCGGAACTTGCGCGAAGCGTTATGGATGAGCAAAGGCCGGCCATTGATGAGAAAAAAATTCTCCTGAAACCAAACCTTGCCGATAATCTGCCGATTATTCAGATTGACCCCAAACTCCTGCGCATGGTATTTCAAAATCTCCTCTCAAATGCGGTGAAATACACGCCAGAAGGAGGAACTGTTGAGCTTGATCTCCGGGTCGATAGCGATTGCATTGTCATAAAAGTCGCTGATACGGGTTATGGCATACCAAAGCCGCAGCAGGATAAAATTTTTACCAAGCTATTCCGAGCTGATAACGTAAGGAAAAAAGATACCGAAGGCACCGGACTGGGACTTTACATTGTCAAATCAATAATTGATCATTCGGGCGGGAAGGTCTGGTTTGAGTCACCTGCCCGCCAGTCGCCTGACGGCTCCAGCCGGATGGCAGGCGGGGAAGAAAATCCCGGTACGGTATTTTATGTTACACTCCCTATCAGTGGCATGATGAAAAAAGTAGGCACGAAATCTCTT